The DNA region ATGAGGAGTGCCGACACATGGCGCAAACCGTCAACCCGACGCGCATGGAGATGCTCCGGCTGCGCAAGCGGCTGGTCGTCGCCAAGCGCGGGCACAAGCTGCTCAAGGACAAGCTCGACGGCCTGATGAAGGACTTCTCGCGCTACGCGAAGGAGTACAAGGCCGCCCGCCACGCCGTGGACAGCGAGCTGCCCGCCGTCCTCAAATACTTCGTCCTCGCCGAGGCCACCTCCTCCCGCCGTATCACCGAGGACGCCCTCGACAACACCCGCCAGGACATGAGCATCACCGTCAAGACGCGCCGCATCATGAGCGTCATCATCCCCGAGCTGGAGGTCTCCTACGGCGAGGCCGCCGGCGGCTACTCCCGCGTCCACACCTCCCCCGAGCTCGACAAGGCCATCTCCGGCCTCAAGGAGTTCATCGGCCGCCTCCTCAAGATGGCCGAGCTAGAGCAGACCGTGCGCCTCCTCAGCGCCGAGATCGAAAAGACCCGCCGCCGCGTCAACGCCCTCGAGCACACCTTCATCCCCCGCATGGCCGCCTCCAT from Candidatus Hydrogenedentota bacterium includes:
- a CDS encoding V-type ATP synthase subunit D translates to MAQTVNPTRMEMLRLRKRLVVAKRGHKLLKDKLDGLMKDFSRYAKEYKAARHAVDSELPAVLKYFVLAEATSSRRITEDALDNTRQDMSITVKTRRIMSVIIPELEVSYGEAAGGYSRVHTSPELDKAISGLKEFIGRLLKMAELEQTVRLLSAEIEKTRRRVNALEHTFIPRMAASINLIKNKLDEAERSNTSRLMKIKQQRLAQEEA